In a genomic window of Deltaproteobacteria bacterium:
- a CDS encoding type II secretion system F family protein, with the protein MPIFYYRATDPTGNIIQGSLEAREERLVVQHLQQGGLIPLRITGEAETQGWKKRLPVGRRRISLNQVLHFTQELAALLKAGLPLDRSLKALLVVTKRPGMQAILSQLLQDLQGGKALSEALGRHKAFSPLYLSVVRAGETGGFLEVALSRLGDYLRTVTELRGYLFSALIYPAILAIVGSLSVVVMLVYVVPRFELFFQEMGQGLYWSTRLLLWCSQGFRAYWWLGGLLTVLAGLVAIRLSRTSRGRLLLDRLKLQAPLVGSLSRQVTAAFFAKTLGTLLNNGVPLVAALQVVVDTVTNRYLAQSFSGILEEVKKGQPLSVLLKKTDVFPELFLQMIAIGEETGHLSEMLLSAADSLETETRAGVRRLLALLEPLLILTMALLVAFIIVSLLLPILNLYEVSF; encoded by the coding sequence ATGCCTATTTTCTACTACCGGGCCACAGATCCTACCGGTAATATCATCCAGGGCAGCCTGGAGGCACGGGAAGAGCGACTGGTAGTACAGCATTTGCAACAGGGTGGCTTGATACCCTTACGCATCACCGGGGAAGCGGAAACCCAGGGGTGGAAGAAGCGGCTGCCGGTGGGCCGCCGGCGCATCTCCCTTAATCAGGTGCTCCACTTCACTCAGGAACTGGCGGCGCTCCTGAAAGCTGGGCTGCCGTTGGACCGGAGTTTGAAGGCCCTGCTCGTGGTAACTAAACGACCAGGGATGCAAGCCATACTCAGCCAGTTGCTCCAGGACCTGCAAGGCGGCAAGGCATTATCCGAGGCCCTCGGTCGCCATAAGGCCTTCTCCCCCCTTTACCTCAGCGTGGTCCGGGCCGGGGAGACCGGTGGTTTCCTGGAAGTGGCCTTATCACGACTGGGTGATTATCTGAGGACGGTTACCGAACTTAGGGGCTACCTGTTTTCGGCCCTCATCTATCCGGCCATCCTGGCCATAGTGGGCAGTCTGTCGGTGGTGGTCATGCTGGTTTATGTGGTCCCCCGCTTCGAACTCTTTTTTCAGGAGATGGGGCAAGGCCTTTACTGGTCGACCAGGTTATTGTTATGGTGCAGTCAGGGTTTCCGAGCCTACTGGTGGCTGGGCGGGCTGCTTACCGTCCTAGCGGGTTTAGTGGCGATCCGCCTGAGCCGCACCTCCCGCGGGCGATTGTTGCTGGACCGACTCAAGCTGCAGGCCCCGCTGGTGGGCAGCCTCTCCCGGCAGGTAACCGCGGCTTTTTTCGCTAAGACCCTGGGCACCTTGTTGAATAATGGCGTTCCGCTGGTGGCCGCGCTCCAGGTGGTGGTCGATACGGTGACCAACCGCTATCTGGCCCAATCCTTCTCCGGGATCCTGGAAGAGGTCAAAAAAGGACAACCACTTTCCGTACTATTGAAAAAGACCGATGTCTTCCCGGAACTGTTTTTGCAGATGATTGCCATCGGGGAGGAGACCGGCCATTTATCAGAGATGCTGCTCTCGGCGGCGGACTCGTTGGAGACCGAGACCCGGGCCGGGGTGCGGCGTTTATTAGCTTTGCTGGAGCCGCTGCTGATATTGACCATGGCTCTGCTGGTGGCGTTCATCATTGTGTCATTACTGTTACCTATTTTAAACCTTTACGAAGTCTCGTTCTAA
- the gspG gene encoding type II secretion system major pseudopilin GspG: MTKKDRRDSGFTLIELMIVLFILGLLAALVAPRLMGRVGKAKVKTAATQMQLLGTALDLFYLDIGRYPTEEEGLQALYQRPSNLAQWSGPYLNKAVPKDPWGNDYIYKFPGEHGPYDLISLGADGSQGGEGDNQDITNWQAEETR, encoded by the coding sequence TTGACCAAAAAAGACCGTCGAGACTCTGGTTTTACCTTGATCGAGCTTATGATCGTGCTTTTTATTCTGGGCCTGTTGGCGGCTCTGGTGGCCCCCCGCTTGATGGGTCGGGTAGGAAAAGCCAAGGTAAAGACCGCCGCCACCCAGATGCAGCTTCTGGGTACCGCCCTGGACCTGTTTTATCTAGATATCGGCCGTTATCCCACCGAGGAGGAAGGCTTGCAGGCTCTTTATCAGCGTCCGTCCAATCTGGCCCAGTGGTCCGGGCCGTATTTGAACAAAGCGGTCCCCAAAGATCCCTGGGGAAATGATTATATCTATAAATTTCCGGGCGAGCATGGTCCTTATGATCTGATATCTTTAGGAGCCGATGGTTCCCAGGGTGGAGAGGGTGATAATCAGGATATTACCAATTGGCAGGCTGAGGAGACCAGGTAG
- a CDS encoding prepilin-type N-terminal cleavage/methylation domain-containing protein, which produces MSGWVHNIGPPDGAQAEVVIISNWQSRPLSGERRGRIGEAGFSLLEVMVATALMALVMVAILQVLSAGLQAQDAVQRRTYALLVANKVLQQYSIQESLTRGRHQGREGPFTYQVQITPQYRVSHKIWDFEVICYHLQVSVSWEERGRAKTLALQTLRSMCRRKKS; this is translated from the coding sequence GTGTCAGGCTGGGTTCATAACATTGGTCCGCCGGATGGGGCTCAGGCGGAGGTGGTCATCATAAGCAACTGGCAGTCCCGTCCACTTTCAGGGGAAAGGCGCGGCAGGATTGGAGAAGCTGGCTTCAGCCTCTTGGAGGTAATGGTGGCCACGGCCCTGATGGCCCTGGTCATGGTAGCCATTCTGCAGGTGTTAAGCGCCGGGCTACAGGCCCAAGACGCAGTCCAACGCCGAACTTATGCCCTTCTGGTCGCTAACAAGGTACTCCAGCAATACAGTATCCAGGAATCATTGACTCGCGGCCGTCATCAGGGCCGAGAAGGGCCTTTTACCTATCAGGTGCAGATAACACCACAATATCGGGTTTCCCACAAGATATGGGATTTCGAGGTAATCTGCTATCATTTGCAAGTCAGCGTTTCCTGGGAAGAGCGGGGCCGGGCCAAGACCCTGGCGCTGCAGACCCTGAGATCCATGTGCCGCCGCAAAAAGTCATGA
- a CDS encoding GIY-YIG nuclease family protein — translation MPTYLLIIEARQPTLVQIGARGTVSLAAGYYLYVGSAKRGLTARIARHYRQVKKRHWHLDYLLSRPEFQILEVWLSDSLPECDLARTMLARPEVWVLKPGLGASDCRCPAHFLVYQGNLRSLERYLPKLGLYLYVGKRVSLGM, via the coding sequence ATGCCAACTTATCTCCTGATCATTGAGGCTAGGCAGCCGACCCTGGTCCAGATCGGGGCACGAGGCACGGTGTCGCTGGCAGCGGGCTACTACCTGTATGTCGGGTCAGCCAAACGGGGGTTAACGGCCCGGATCGCCCGCCATTACCGTCAGGTCAAAAAGCGCCACTGGCACTTGGACTATCTGCTTTCTCGACCAGAGTTCCAGATACTTGAAGTCTGGCTCTCCGATTCACTGCCGGAATGTGATCTCGCCAGGACTATGTTGGCCCGACCAGAGGTTTGGGTGCTTAAGCCCGGACTGGGGGCCAGCGACTGCCGCTGCCCGGCCCACTTTTTGGTTTATCAGGGGAATTTACGTTCCTTGGAAAGATATTTGCCAAAATTGGGTCTTTATCTTTATGTAGGTAAACGAGTTAGCTTAGGAATGTGA
- a CDS encoding general secretion pathway protein GspK, with translation MLPNSSLNLNNPPRRCPPASEEGVVLLLVIWILGLISVVILTGAYEWRNEIKLTANFQESCQCHSLAQAGVHYALGKLVELKLAEAAIMESPTASIPAGTWRGDQKLHILEIAGGRVEVRVADEGGKINLNLADQKILGKLFAALGYKKASGQSLVAAIMDWRDTDALTRPQGAESPYYLRLNPAYPAKNTGFDVVEELGWVKGLGYSQLLPHLADYFTVNKNGPEININTASLEVLQAIGFSRPQATRISMARQEKSFRLPNEVAAVAGAVAFQRLESLIGFETSPFFTILSKGMVKNQKSCHTIKAIVSIDLGQPVPWAIVYWADDYPD, from the coding sequence ATGTTGCCGAATTCCAGTCTAAACCTGAATAACCCTCCCCGGCGCTGCCCTCCGGCCTCAGAAGAAGGGGTGGTGCTGTTGCTGGTGATCTGGATTCTGGGCCTGATCAGTGTGGTAATCCTGACCGGGGCTTACGAATGGCGCAATGAAATTAAGTTAACCGCCAATTTTCAAGAGTCTTGCCAATGCCACAGTCTGGCCCAGGCCGGAGTGCATTACGCGTTAGGGAAGCTAGTGGAGCTTAAACTGGCCGAGGCGGCAATAATGGAGTCGCCTACGGCTTCTATTCCAGCGGGGACCTGGCGGGGCGATCAGAAGCTTCATATTCTGGAAATTGCAGGGGGCCGGGTGGAGGTCCGGGTAGCTGATGAAGGCGGAAAGATCAATCTCAATCTGGCCGATCAGAAAATCCTGGGCAAATTATTCGCTGCCTTGGGCTACAAGAAAGCGTCTGGCCAGTCCCTGGTTGCCGCTATCATGGACTGGCGGGACACCGATGCCCTGACCAGGCCGCAGGGAGCGGAAAGCCCCTATTATCTCCGCCTTAATCCTGCTTATCCTGCCAAAAACACCGGATTTGATGTGGTGGAAGAACTGGGTTGGGTGAAAGGCCTGGGGTACAGCCAGTTGCTCCCGCATTTAGCGGATTACTTTACGGTTAATAAAAATGGTCCCGAAATCAATATCAACACTGCCTCCCTGGAGGTTCTGCAGGCCATTGGTTTTTCCCGGCCCCAGGCCACCCGGATAAGTATGGCCCGGCAGGAAAAATCCTTTCGCCTTCCCAACGAGGTGGCGGCAGTGGCTGGGGCGGTGGCATTTCAACGCCTAGAAAGTTTGATCGGCTTTGAAACCTCGCCTTTTTTTACAATTTTATCTAAGGGTATGGTAAAAAACCAAAAATCCTGTCATACTATCAAGGCAATAGTCAGCATTGATTTAGGTCAGCCGGTTCCCTGGGCCATTGTCTACTGGGCCGACGATTATCCGGACTGA
- a CDS encoding EamA family transporter, which yields MIRLYVLLLILVDVIFNVSGQLLLKHGMTRIGNFDLSLANLYPVFFKAATSRYVIMGLFCYGIGFMIWLIVLAKAEVSYAYPLISLGYVFTALLAWSLFGEAVTLARMAGIVITCVGVFLIATS from the coding sequence ATGATCCGTCTTTATGTGTTGCTCCTGATTCTGGTTGATGTAATATTCAATGTCTCCGGCCAGTTACTGCTTAAGCACGGCATGACCCGCATCGGTAATTTCGATCTGTCGCTCGCTAACCTCTACCCCGTTTTTTTTAAGGCCGCCACCAGTCGCTATGTCATTATGGGACTGTTCTGTTATGGGATAGGCTTTATGATCTGGCTTATTGTCCTGGCCAAGGCCGAGGTCAGTTATGCTTATCCTCTGATCAGCCTGGGCTATGTATTTACCGCCCTCCTGGCCTGGAGCCTGTTTGGCGAAGCGGTTACGCTGGCCCGGATGGCGGGTATTGTCATAACCTGCGTCGGGGTTTTTCTAATCGCCACCAGTTAA
- a CDS encoding M42 family metallopeptidase, whose protein sequence is MVDAVKLLHRLSDAFGPPGGEEPVAQLVMEYLAPCCQLSRDGLGSVMAEKPGRQERPRLMLAAHMDEVGFMVQNITPQGYLCLQALGSWVPSLVPGQRLMIQGSKGLVEGVVATIPPHFVRNDQKEVKIEDLYLDIGAGSAQDVRGLGINLGHLIVPKSGFAVLNQAYFLNKAWDDRVGVAAMVAALLQLKESPHPNTVLAVATVQEEVGSRGAAAAVELIRPDLAIVLEGTPADDYPGLTADSPQGALGHGCQIRLFDPSIIVPRCFAEWIVAVAEQHQIPYQLAVRRGGATDARVLHLAHGGIPTLILGVPVRYAHSPAGIIYRGDFEALVALLVALIQELTPEIAQGLRFKTSARKAGP, encoded by the coding sequence ATGGTTGACGCAGTAAAACTGTTACACCGCTTATCAGATGCCTTTGGCCCGCCGGGTGGCGAGGAGCCGGTAGCGCAGTTAGTGATGGAATATCTGGCCCCCTGTTGTCAACTCTCCCGGGACGGTCTGGGATCGGTAATGGCCGAAAAACCCGGCCGGCAAGAACGCCCCCGTCTCATGCTGGCGGCCCATATGGACGAAGTCGGGTTCATGGTGCAAAATATCACTCCCCAGGGCTATCTGTGCCTCCAGGCCTTGGGTAGTTGGGTACCTAGTCTGGTCCCCGGACAACGGCTGATGATTCAGGGTTCAAAGGGATTGGTGGAAGGGGTGGTGGCCACCATCCCACCTCATTTTGTCCGAAACGACCAAAAAGAAGTTAAGATTGAGGACCTCTATCTGGATATCGGGGCCGGTTCGGCCCAAGATGTCCGGGGCCTGGGGATAAACCTGGGGCATCTGATTGTTCCGAAAAGCGGTTTTGCCGTTCTCAATCAGGCCTATTTCCTGAATAAGGCCTGGGATGATCGGGTCGGGGTGGCCGCTATGGTCGCCGCCCTCCTCCAGCTTAAAGAATCGCCTCATCCCAACACGGTACTAGCCGTGGCCACGGTGCAGGAAGAAGTGGGTAGCCGCGGGGCCGCCGCCGCGGTCGAGCTTATCCGCCCGGACCTGGCGATTGTCCTGGAAGGCACCCCGGCGGATGACTACCCGGGACTGACGGCCGATTCCCCGCAAGGGGCCCTGGGCCATGGCTGTCAGATCAGGCTGTTTGATCCCAGCATTATCGTTCCCCGTTGTTTTGCAGAATGGATCGTGGCTGTAGCCGAACAACATCAAATCCCTTATCAATTGGCGGTCCGCCGCGGCGGTGCCACAGATGCCCGCGTCCTTCACCTGGCCCACGGCGGCATTCCAACCCTGATCCTAGGAGTGCCGGTGCGTTACGCCCACAGTCCGGCCGGGATTATCTACCGGGGCGATTTCGAAGCCCTGGTGGCCTTGCTGGTGGCTTTGATTCAGGAACTGACCCCGGAAATCGCCCAAGGCTTAAGATTTAAGACCTCTGCCCGGAAGGCAGGGCCTTAG
- a CDS encoding GspH/FimT family pseudopilin — protein sequence MVVLILMVMIMGLVLPGLRRSWEKEKTRGSLRELAATLRAARSTAATERQRVRVFFDLQAGRYWVENIPRHGAWPSQLQVADAHLVWQNPTLRQGYIAFYSDGSSSGGRLELSDPDGRRYRLDVKVITGRVRLGS from the coding sequence ATGGTCGTCCTGATCCTGATGGTAATGATCATGGGCTTGGTGCTGCCCGGACTGAGACGGAGCTGGGAAAAGGAGAAGACCCGTGGCAGCCTGCGGGAGTTGGCGGCCACACTGCGGGCAGCGCGCAGCACCGCGGCGACAGAGCGCCAGCGGGTCCGGGTTTTTTTTGACCTGCAGGCCGGGCGTTATTGGGTGGAAAATATCCCCCGCCACGGAGCGTGGCCGTCCCAATTGCAGGTTGCCGACGCCCACCTGGTGTGGCAAAACCCAACCTTACGCCAGGGATATATTGCCTTTTATAGCGATGGCAGTTCCAGCGGCGGCCGGCTGGAGCTTTCCGACCCGGATGGCCGGCGCTATCGCCTCGATGTTAAGGTGATCACCGGACGTGTCAGGCTGGGTTCATAA
- a CDS encoding prepilin-type N-terminal cleavage/methylation domain-containing protein encodes MPPQKVMMRAGPRAGPGNSGFTLLELMASLVLVSLLSLVAYAALNLSLKATRHAQDKVEALQELRVGTRYLERTLSSAVPKALYTKNRLYFDGEPQAIKFLTTVSLEAHNLGGLYHMRVFVGRDASGQGCLALEQSKIVNWRQDREGVEVRQILINNIEGLRFTYGLGSKEYSTWNGLRDGRLPDRVLMHLALPCQETRTWQIPIHVAEFQSKPE; translated from the coding sequence GTGCCGCCGCAAAAAGTCATGATGCGGGCCGGTCCGCGAGCAGGTCCGGGAAACTCTGGGTTTACTCTGCTGGAACTCATGGCTTCCCTGGTACTTGTGAGTCTGTTAAGCCTGGTGGCCTACGCGGCCTTAAACTTGAGTTTGAAGGCCACCCGCCATGCCCAGGACAAAGTAGAGGCCTTACAGGAACTGCGGGTGGGTACGCGTTATTTGGAACGCACCCTGTCCTCGGCCGTCCCTAAAGCCCTGTACACCAAGAACCGATTGTATTTTGACGGGGAGCCACAAGCGATAAAATTTCTTACCACGGTGTCCCTGGAAGCCCACAATCTGGGGGGGCTATATCACATGCGGGTTTTTGTCGGCCGTGATGCATCTGGTCAAGGCTGTTTGGCCCTGGAGCAATCTAAAATTGTCAACTGGCGGCAGGACCGCGAAGGAGTGGAGGTAAGGCAGATTCTGATCAACAACATAGAGGGCCTGCGGTTTACTTATGGGCTGGGTTCAAAAGAGTACAGCACCTGGAACGGGCTGCGTGATGGACGCTTGCCGGATCGGGTGCTAATGCATCTGGCCTTGCCGTGTCAAGAAACCAGAACCTGGCAGATTCCCATTCATGTTGCCGAATTCCAGTCTAAACCTGAATAA
- the gspE gene encoding type II secretion system ATPase GspE — MNSDTGLTPPPTSLKEWGPVEQFPGLSVRFLKEARSLPIRREGDRILLAMADPSDHETLMALEVALGAPLTLILAPETEILETIEAIYQPGSPMSRLLGDMETEVIDEGQEESAEIGHLRDKAREAPIIQLVNIILLRAVEMGASDIHLEPFENIFRVRYRRDGILYEAESPPKGLQAAVISRLKIMARMDIAERRLPQDGRFGLKVKGQEIDARVSTIPTFFGESMVIRILDRERVILDLNRLGLPLLVFNRFDRMIHKPHGMILVTGPTGSGKTTTLYAALERINSPEKKIITIEDPVEYRLPGINQVQVKPSIGLTFARGLRHLVRQDPDIILVGEIRDQETAEIAIHAALTGHLVFSTLHTNDAAGAITRMLEMGIEDYLLASAVIGILAQRLVRLICPHCKTTLPVDAGLEQILMENSVDRPESLFMGQGCLNCAHTGYQGRTGIYELLEVNETIRQLILRQADAATIYQVAKQQGMQTLSSDGWTKVAAGLTTSQEVLRVTQE; from the coding sequence TTGAATAGCGATACCGGTTTAACACCCCCGCCCACCAGTCTTAAAGAATGGGGTCCGGTAGAACAATTTCCCGGCCTATCGGTCCGTTTTTTAAAAGAAGCCCGTAGCTTACCGATCCGAAGGGAGGGTGATCGCATCCTACTGGCCATGGCCGACCCCAGCGACCATGAGACTCTTATGGCCCTGGAGGTGGCCCTGGGCGCACCGTTAACCCTGATCTTGGCTCCTGAGACCGAGATCTTAGAGACCATCGAAGCGATTTATCAACCCGGCAGTCCCATGTCCCGCCTGTTGGGTGATATGGAGACTGAGGTGATAGACGAGGGTCAGGAAGAGAGCGCCGAGATCGGCCACCTGCGGGACAAGGCCCGGGAAGCCCCGATCATCCAGTTGGTGAACATTATTTTATTACGGGCCGTCGAAATGGGGGCCAGCGATATCCATCTGGAGCCCTTTGAGAACATTTTCCGGGTGCGCTACCGCCGGGACGGTATCCTCTATGAAGCTGAATCTCCTCCCAAGGGTTTACAGGCTGCGGTTATTTCCCGGCTCAAGATTATGGCCCGTATGGACATTGCCGAACGCCGCTTACCCCAGGATGGCCGCTTCGGTCTGAAAGTCAAGGGTCAGGAGATTGATGCCCGGGTTTCCACTATCCCCACTTTCTTTGGGGAAAGTATGGTGATCCGTATTCTGGACCGGGAGCGGGTCATTTTGGACCTCAACCGCCTGGGATTGCCGCTTTTGGTATTCAACCGCTTTGACCGGATGATCCATAAACCGCATGGCATGATTCTGGTCACCGGGCCCACAGGCAGCGGTAAAACCACTACTTTATACGCCGCCCTGGAACGGATAAATTCTCCTGAGAAAAAGATCATCACCATCGAAGATCCAGTGGAATATCGCCTGCCTGGGATCAACCAGGTGCAGGTCAAACCCTCCATCGGCCTCACCTTTGCCCGAGGCCTGCGGCACCTGGTACGTCAAGACCCGGATATTATTCTGGTGGGGGAAATCCGGGACCAGGAGACCGCTGAGATCGCCATTCACGCGGCCCTCACCGGCCACCTGGTGTTCAGCACTCTGCACACCAATGACGCGGCCGGGGCTATCACCCGCATGTTGGAGATGGGCATCGAAGATTATCTGTTGGCTTCGGCGGTCATCGGTATCCTGGCCCAACGCCTGGTTCGCCTGATTTGCCCCCATTGTAAGACGACGTTACCGGTTGATGCTGGTTTGGAGCAGATTCTGATGGAAAACTCCGTGGATCGACCAGAAAGCCTGTTCATGGGGCAGGGTTGCCTGAACTGTGCCCATACCGGCTACCAGGGCCGGACCGGTATTTATGAACTGCTTGAGGTAAATGAGACCATCCGCCAGCTGATTCTGCGGCAGGCCGATGCCGCCACCATCTACCAAGTGGCCAAACAGCAAGGAATGCAAACCCTGTCCAGCGATGGTTGGACTAAAGTGGCCGCGGGCCTCACTACCAGCCAGGAAGTGTTGAGGGTCACCCAGGAGTAA
- a CDS encoding transglycosylase SLT domain-containing protein produces MAGTQGRTARRIGWKQRWTAALVVVLFSVTPASNQIYRYTDSQGTVHITNVAASEPAGTTATYHLANPPIMRSAAFVDSFQSEPGQPYPHTKVPTTAKITKHIDKSGVIRITNRSGNTIPSSGQQTQLEEARQKMGVATTGAVPPRLAGSLLTESSRVLSAARGHIHCRRDSQGVFHISNSPPLAVARAPVPTLENNYSRHTIATQPPGTDMTQWAKLSPTQALAEIMQQLPKSIGRSSPQIRAVLDRQGILRVSNVFPSMLNPGPRGLTLPQPKSLPALEPVIREASQRYYLPIPLIQALIKVESNFVPEAISPKGAQGLMQLMPATATYLGVKDPFCPRENVLAGCLYLRLLLNYLHQSLPLALAAYNAGYQRVVTAGYRVPDIKETREFVTRVIGLYLHYEKLRQWPWKHGGI; encoded by the coding sequence ATGGCTGGAACCCAAGGCAGAACCGCCAGACGGATCGGCTGGAAGCAACGCTGGACGGCTGCCCTGGTAGTGGTGTTATTTAGCGTTACCCCGGCTAGCAATCAAATTTACCGCTATACCGATAGCCAGGGCACGGTTCATATTACCAATGTTGCGGCATCGGAACCGGCCGGGACGACAGCTACATATCATCTGGCGAATCCGCCGATAATGAGGTCCGCGGCTTTTGTTGATTCATTTCAGTCTGAGCCCGGGCAACCATATCCCCATACCAAGGTCCCGACCACCGCTAAAATCACTAAACATATCGATAAGAGCGGCGTCATTCGCATTACCAACCGGAGCGGGAACACCATCCCCTCATCCGGTCAACAAACCCAACTGGAGGAGGCCCGGCAAAAAATGGGGGTCGCGACCACGGGGGCGGTTCCCCCCCGGCTAGCAGGATCGTTATTAACCGAATCCAGTAGAGTTTTATCGGCTGCACGAGGACATATCCATTGCCGCCGGGACAGTCAGGGAGTGTTCCATATTTCCAATTCGCCGCCTCTTGCAGTGGCCAGGGCACCAGTGCCAACGCTTGAGAACAACTATTCCCGCCATACCATTGCCACCCAGCCTCCCGGCACTGATATGACCCAATGGGCCAAACTTTCTCCGACCCAAGCCCTGGCAGAGATAATGCAACAACTCCCGAAATCCATTGGCAGATCATCTCCACAGATTCGGGCTGTCCTGGACCGGCAAGGTATTCTGCGGGTCAGCAATGTTTTCCCCTCAATGCTAAACCCTGGCCCCCGGGGGCTGACCTTGCCCCAACCAAAGTCCCTTCCGGCGTTGGAACCTGTAATTCGAGAGGCCTCGCAGCGCTATTACCTCCCGATTCCTTTGATCCAGGCCCTCATAAAGGTAGAATCAAACTTCGTACCCGAGGCGATATCGCCCAAGGGAGCTCAGGGGCTTATGCAACTCATGCCAGCTACGGCTACTTATTTAGGTGTTAAAGACCCCTTCTGTCCCCGGGAAAATGTCCTAGCCGGGTGTCTGTATCTCAGGCTTTTGCTAAACTACCTCCATCAATCCCTACCTTTGGCTTTGGCCGCCTATAATGCTGGCTATCAGCGGGTTGTCACCGCCGGCTACCGGGTGCCCGATATCAAGGAAACCAGAGAATTCGTCACCAGGGTAATCGGACTTTACCTGCATTACGAAAAGCTGCGGCAATGGCCCTGGAAACACGGGGGAATCTGA
- a CDS encoding energy-coupling factor transporter transmembrane protein EcfT gives MTIMGLFLYLGQETVWDRLDPRTKLALLGISFIVVLLPQQPLVVAAAALVIFLQAGLARAWQNLARIKGLLLTLSILTILIWSLVAGGPTPLAFGVTVESLAFGVATALKLVSMLVAGLVLLSTTRVEEIFLALVRLRLPYPACFAFAMALRWVPEVFDTALRVKEAQQARGLALQSGGWWLRLKRHIPLLVPIFLLTLRRSQTMAWALEAKGFNCQPRRTYWLDIQFTRRDFLALTLGLLILGGFIGLHLAGMDRIPGLKL, from the coding sequence TTGACGATCATGGGCCTGTTTCTCTATTTGGGACAAGAAACCGTTTGGGACCGCCTGGATCCCCGCACCAAGCTGGCCCTGTTGGGGATCAGCTTTATCGTGGTGCTCCTGCCCCAGCAGCCGTTGGTGGTGGCGGCCGCGGCCCTGGTCATCTTTCTCCAGGCCGGGCTGGCTCGGGCCTGGCAGAATCTGGCCCGCATCAAAGGATTATTGCTCACTTTATCGATCTTAACCATCCTCATCTGGTCCTTGGTGGCCGGAGGCCCAACGCCGTTGGCATTTGGGGTAACGGTGGAATCCCTGGCTTTTGGAGTTGCTACCGCCCTGAAGTTAGTCAGTATGCTGGTGGCTGGCCTGGTCTTATTATCCACCACCCGGGTGGAAGAGATTTTTCTAGCCCTGGTGCGGCTGCGATTACCCTACCCGGCGTGCTTTGCCTTTGCCATGGCCCTGCGCTGGGTGCCGGAGGTGTTTGACACTGCGCTCCGGGTCAAGGAAGCCCAGCAGGCCCGAGGTCTGGCTCTGCAAAGCGGCGGTTGGTGGTTACGTCTGAAACGTCATATCCCCTTGCTGGTGCCGATATTCCTGTTGACCCTGCGCCGCAGCCAGACCATGGCCTGGGCCTTGGAGGCCAAAGGCTTTAATTGCCAGCCCCGGCGCACCTATTGGCTTGATATCCAGTTTACTAGGAGAGATTTTCTAGCCCTGACTCTGGGGCTGCTAATTTTAGGGGGATTTATCGGTTTGCACCTGGCTGGAATGGACCGCATTCCCGGCCTTAAACTTTAA